In a single window of the Megalobrama amblycephala isolate DHTTF-2021 linkage group LG3, ASM1881202v1, whole genome shotgun sequence genome:
- the fadd gene encoding protein FADD translates to MDTRAFRAMLLAISDKLTEDNVVSLKFLCTDIGKKKLEKINKGFDLFECLIERAQIGPDNTDLLRKLLKDIGQTVLIKIIEDYERQAACRPDDGLDAKEREKINSATDVIVEHLGKKWLQVGRKLGLQDAQLEGIQEKHSRNLEEQVRELIRQWIRNKKENARVEDLIKALRDCKQNLTADLVEKKLRESGIP, encoded by the exons ATGGATACCCGCGCGTTTAGAGCGATGTTACTAGCGATATCCGATAAACTCACTGAGGATAATGTGGTGAGTTTAAAGTTTTTGTGCACAGACATCGGGAAGAAAAAGCTTGAGAAAATCAACAAGGGTTTTGATCTTTTCGAGTGCTTGATCGAAAGAGCTCAAATCGGGCCTGATAACACGGACCTTTTGCGAAAACTTCTGAAAGACATCGGTCAGACTGTTCTTATTAAAATAATAGAGGATTATGAGAGACAAGCGGCTTGCAGACCCGATGATGGATTGGATGCGAAAGAGAGAG aaaaaataaacagtgcaACGGATGTAATTGTTGAACATCTGGGTAAAAAGTGGCTTCAAGTTGGAAGAAAACTTGGACTTCAAGACGCTCAGCTTGAAGGCATCCAGGAGAAACACAGCCGTAACCTGGAGGAGCAGGTGAGGGAGCTCATCAGACAGTGGATTAGGAACAAGAAAGAAAACGCCAGAGTGGAGGATCTCATCAAAGCTCTGCGAGACTGCAAACAAAACCTCACCGCTGATCTCGTGGAGAAAAAACTCAGAGAGAGCGGTATACCTTGA